A window of Oxobacter pfennigii contains these coding sequences:
- a CDS encoding DUF3788 family protein: protein MPSYDEIRDFIGDIAVMQFDRLIEFVEENYDFDKEIYFGGKNYGVLVRFRKNGKTLLSIFPEKNGFSIVLVYGKKEIEQFENRKNEYSSFITSIYDATKQYHDGKWLLIRIEDDRYLNELIEMIKIKKKPNKKVV from the coding sequence TTGCCATCTTATGATGAAATACGGGATTTTATTGGTGACATTGCTGTAATGCAATTTGACAGATTAATAGAATTTGTTGAAGAAAACTATGATTTTGATAAAGAGATATATTTTGGTGGAAAGAATTATGGTGTACTGGTAAGATTTCGTAAAAACGGGAAGACTCTATTATCAATATTTCCTGAGAAGAATGGCTTTTCTATTGTTCTCGTGTATGGCAAGAAAGAAATTGAGCAATTTGAAAATAGAAAAAATGAATATAGTAGTTTTATAACTTCAATCTATGATGCTACTAAACAATATCATGATGGGAAATGGCTATTAATAAGAATTGAAGATGATCGTTATTTAAATGAACTTATAGAAATGATAAAAATCAAGAAAAAACCAAATAAGAAAGTTGTCTAA
- a CDS encoding ABC transporter substrate-binding protein, with protein MLKNNLLVGDIPPNPKSSLKVEVCHLSLSKKILKRITCLVLAVFTSSAITACGSTANNNSKETSSGNNTLTVSVMTKDMYLDTAVKLFEEQHPGVTIDVKEYTSNPLPASDGKNTSIRVGEKPEDVEKYVSAMNTQLMSGNGTDIMLLSPLPYENYIDKNMLVNLSDMIQSDESFDMGKYYANILDAMKYNGNLYGLPLSVNLNVLEANKALLDKYNIDIDDSKWSWEDFEQAAQEIVENSKKDGAQGMYALSGMDGSTIMSSLVSESYDKFVDKNEKAAGFDSREFVALLNMAKSMIDSGYVNTDTSQGKITDLAARGNTVFSAGGIRNYMDMMMAKQTYSDGVEFLNYPGEGAGLSFTTNTLYGISNNSSNKELAWEFLKFLASDEMMSQNSLVGLPVNKTASEKSAQNAVEMSKKVSSSNGNAKIMMNMNGQSINLNKPITEEDVKVIQELLTDAEKYTNADQKVLSIIREETAAFFAGQKTAEDTAKTIQDRVNTYINE; from the coding sequence ATGCTAAAAAATAATTTATTAGTTGGGGACATACCTCCCAACCCAAAATCAAGCCTGAAAGTGGAGGTGTGTCACCTTTCATTAAGTAAAAAAATTTTAAAAAGGATTACCTGCCTGGTTTTGGCAGTATTTACATCGTCAGCCATAACGGCATGCGGTAGTACTGCAAATAACAACAGTAAAGAGACCAGCTCAGGCAATAACACTTTAACAGTTTCAGTGATGACGAAAGATATGTATCTGGACACAGCAGTAAAGCTGTTTGAAGAACAGCATCCCGGTGTGACCATCGATGTGAAAGAATATACGTCCAACCCTTTGCCGGCAAGTGACGGAAAAAATACCAGCATCAGGGTAGGTGAAAAGCCTGAAGATGTTGAAAAATATGTCAGCGCCATGAATACCCAGCTTATGTCCGGAAATGGGACCGACATTATGTTATTAAGCCCTCTGCCCTACGAAAATTATATTGATAAGAATATGCTTGTAAACTTGAGCGATATGATTCAGTCTGATGAAAGTTTCGATATGGGTAAATACTATGCAAATATCCTTGATGCCATGAAGTATAATGGAAACCTCTATGGTTTGCCGTTAAGCGTAAACTTAAATGTATTGGAAGCAAATAAAGCATTGCTTGATAAATATAATATAGATATCGATGACAGCAAATGGAGCTGGGAGGATTTTGAACAGGCAGCACAAGAGATTGTAGAAAACAGTAAAAAAGATGGTGCTCAAGGTATGTATGCACTGTCAGGAATGGATGGGAGCACTATAATGTCATCACTTGTCTCGGAAAGCTATGATAAATTCGTAGATAAAAATGAAAAGGCTGCCGGCTTTGATTCTAGGGAATTCGTTGCCCTTTTGAATATGGCTAAGTCTATGATCGATAGTGGTTATGTGAATACAGATACTTCCCAGGGCAAAATCACCGACCTGGCTGCAAGGGGAAACACAGTATTCAGCGCAGGCGGCATAAGGAATTACATGGATATGATGATGGCAAAGCAGACTTATAGTGACGGTGTGGAATTTCTCAATTACCCGGGAGAGGGTGCCGGACTATCCTTCACTACCAATACCTTATATGGAATCAGCAATAATTCTTCCAATAAAGAGCTGGCATGGGAGTTCCTTAAATTCTTAGCTTCCGATGAAATGATGTCACAAAACTCTTTAGTGGGGCTGCCGGTTAATAAAACTGCATCAGAAAAATCCGCTCAGAACGCAGTTGAAATGTCAAAGAAGGTCAGCAGTAGTAACGGTAATGCAAAAATTATGATGAACATGAATGGCCAGTCTATTAATTTAAATAAACCAATTACCGAGGAAGATGTTAAAGTTATACAGGAGCTTTTAACTGATGCAGAAAAATATACAAATGCCGACCAGAAAGTATTGTCAATAATCCGGGAAGAGACAGCAGCCTTTTTCGCAGGCCAGAAGACTGCTGAAGATACTGCAAAGACCATACAGGACAGAGTGAATACTTATATAAATGAATAA
- a CDS encoding ABC transporter permease, with amino-acid sequence MKAFKPAYFILAAGIFILIFNSLFGWSITSKYSETNGVYKTNKVSVNVLKGSASQERSAFTMDDIRHMQEFSFKDTDMAYSSAEKSAVSYKDSRTEAEVYGVNYKYGMFHQIEFKSGSFITEGNKDEKVAVVDENLAEKLFNNDNVVGMPIELYGQEFKIIGVIKGDESIVQAITDSGLGNIYIPVEQMLIYDENSEITSFEVKAGGNITGQNISKAKEALGSIGKNALDYKIIDYNLENILVSQKTRLCIFMAGMSAIIMLLYLIKKRAVDIYSIIKSGLKEDYFSDVLKLKCLMITMTMLEMVVIFVFIYLLWDNIKFSLYIPAEYVPNELIDIDFFSGLFKSLAQTKVQNAGYVPTYTEMKMNVLNIMQNWNACIGLLIGFPLYYLGLKLLELKEENCIKLLLYSCLCLISSIILGVLILLIFKMPVAVDIKGVSVVLAFIFLSIYRAAAHTQNRTIKI; translated from the coding sequence TTGAAAGCATTTAAACCTGCCTATTTTATACTGGCTGCCGGTATATTCATACTGATTTTTAATTCTTTATTTGGGTGGTCCATAACATCAAAATATAGTGAAACTAATGGGGTATATAAAACCAATAAAGTCTCGGTAAATGTGCTAAAAGGTTCAGCATCACAGGAAAGAAGCGCTTTTACCATGGATGACATAAGACACATGCAGGAGTTTTCTTTTAAAGATACTGATATGGCCTATTCTTCAGCAGAAAAGTCTGCAGTTTCATATAAAGACAGCCGGACCGAAGCTGAAGTATACGGTGTCAATTATAAATACGGCATGTTTCATCAAATAGAGTTTAAGTCGGGAAGTTTTATAACAGAAGGCAATAAGGATGAAAAAGTCGCCGTGGTGGATGAAAACCTGGCAGAGAAGTTATTTAACAATGACAATGTTGTTGGGATGCCCATAGAGCTCTATGGGCAGGAGTTTAAAATAATCGGAGTTATAAAAGGGGATGAGTCCATTGTGCAGGCCATTACAGACAGCGGACTGGGAAATATTTATATACCTGTGGAACAAATGCTTATATATGATGAAAATTCAGAAATAACTTCCTTCGAGGTTAAAGCCGGTGGGAATATAACCGGACAAAATATAAGTAAAGCTAAAGAAGCCCTTGGTTCCATAGGAAAAAATGCTTTAGATTATAAAATAATAGATTATAACCTTGAAAATATACTGGTGTCGCAGAAAACAAGGCTGTGCATTTTTATGGCCGGTATGTCAGCAATCATAATGCTGCTTTACCTGATTAAAAAAAGAGCTGTTGATATATACAGCATTATAAAATCCGGGCTTAAAGAAGACTATTTTAGCGATGTTTTAAAGCTGAAATGCCTAATGATAACCATGACTATGCTGGAAATGGTAGTGATATTTGTATTCATTTACCTTCTGTGGGACAACATCAAATTCAGCCTTTATATTCCAGCGGAGTATGTGCCCAATGAGCTTATAGACATTGATTTTTTCTCCGGCCTTTTTAAGAGCTTGGCACAGACAAAAGTTCAAAATGCCGGATATGTCCCAACATACACAGAAATGAAGATGAATGTACTGAATATAATGCAGAACTGGAATGCATGCATTGGACTTCTTATAGGTTTTCCCCTGTACTATCTGGGGCTTAAACTGTTGGAACTTAAAGAAGAGAATTGCATTAAACTTTTGCTGTATAGCTGCCTGTGTTTAATTTCTTCAATTATATTAGGTGTATTGATTTTACTCATATTCAAAATGCCGGTAGCTGTTGATATAAAAGGAGTGTCCGTTGTGCTGGCATTCATATTCCTCTCAATATACCGTGCAGCTGCACATACTCAAAATAGGACAATAAAAATATAA
- a CDS encoding efflux RND transporter periplasmic adaptor subunit — protein MVREELMDYAKRKKITGKLLVIFMITMVLLTFFSNTINNFTLPRVTLEKPSGGALIKEISGEGIIEAKLVIEEYTDTSLKVLDVNVQAGDTVRAGQQILSLDIDSLKSSLEDEKAKYQQQQISLNKLKDSSNIITLDNNIETALENLTQKTKEYQDIKTLYEHGYESEKNLKNAEAAMNTAQRSYDSSLMAKESYIKENQQDIENGQLNLEIAARRIEALEKQVANNGIYMASAGGIITEVNFSKGSMANSSKPLFKLAETSGGFQVDIPVDRDLAGYVTIGDSVDVRITSLGDKVVKGAVAQIKEELQNGDNKVLVIDVNDQELQGGEKGQIYISNKTKQYSALVPNSSVYTDNNGYYVFVIKKNDGPLGTENYVQRADVTVEDSDSTMSAIVNGIMPMDKIVTDSTKSLSDGDKVVVVEQ, from the coding sequence TTGGTCCGTGAAGAACTGATGGATTACGCCAAAAGAAAAAAAATAACGGGAAAGCTGTTGGTAATATTCATGATAACCATGGTCTTATTAACCTTTTTCTCCAATACAATAAATAATTTTACTCTACCGAGAGTCACCCTTGAAAAACCGTCGGGAGGGGCATTGATAAAGGAAATAAGCGGCGAAGGCATAATTGAAGCAAAGTTAGTTATAGAAGAATATACCGATACAAGCCTGAAGGTTTTGGATGTTAATGTACAGGCAGGCGATACCGTAAGGGCAGGGCAGCAGATATTAAGCCTTGATATAGACAGCCTCAAATCAAGCCTGGAGGATGAAAAGGCCAAATATCAGCAGCAGCAAATTTCCCTAAACAAGCTTAAGGACAGCAGCAATATAATAACCCTGGACAATAATATTGAAACAGCCCTGGAAAATTTGACTCAAAAGACAAAGGAATATCAGGATATAAAAACCCTTTATGAGCATGGTTATGAATCGGAAAAAAATTTAAAAAACGCAGAAGCAGCCATGAATACCGCACAAAGAAGTTATGATTCGTCTCTCATGGCAAAAGAATCCTATATCAAGGAAAACCAGCAGGATATTGAAAATGGCCAGCTTAATCTGGAAATAGCAGCAAGAAGAATAGAAGCTTTAGAAAAACAGGTGGCCAACAACGGTATATATATGGCTTCAGCCGGCGGTATAATAACCGAGGTCAATTTCAGTAAAGGCTCCATGGCTAACAGCTCCAAGCCCCTCTTCAAGCTGGCTGAAACTTCCGGAGGTTTTCAGGTTGACATACCGGTGGACAGGGACCTGGCAGGTTATGTAACAATAGGAGATTCAGTGGATGTCCGCATCACCTCCCTCGGTGATAAAGTAGTAAAAGGTGCAGTCGCCCAGATAAAGGAAGAACTGCAGAATGGAGATAATAAGGTGCTTGTAATAGATGTTAATGACCAGGAGCTGCAGGGAGGAGAGAAGGGGCAGATTTATATTTCTAATAAGACCAAACAGTATTCTGCCCTGGTGCCAAACAGCTCCGTGTATACCGACAATAACGGTTACTATGTATTTGTAATTAAAAAAAATGACGGTCCCCTGGGCACTGAAAATTATGTACAGAGAGCAGATGTTACCGTTGAAGACTCAGACAGCACAATGTCGGCTATAGTTAATGGAATAATGCCAATGGACAAGATTGTAACAGACAGCACTAAATCCCTGTCCGACGGCGACAAGGTGGTGGTCGTGGAGCAGTAG
- a CDS encoding carbohydrate ABC transporter permease produces MKRRLKGIVVTVILSVTAIIFIFPLILTVSNSFMSEAEISNNYSMIGSTNSSGTSNDGSTDNYAKLKLIPDVVEIGQYYEVLIKKSQFLLMFWNSVIIVVPIVAGQTIISSMAAYAFAKLKFKGKNQLFFIYIIVMLMPFQVTLVPNYLVADKFGLVNNYLSIIFPGIFNTFGVFLLKQYMEQIPDSYIEAAKMDGAGQFQIFFKVILPMCRNGIAAMFILGFIDNWNMVEQPLIFLQDVQKQPLSVYLSKIIGGERGLAFAASSIYMLPVLLMFLYGENYLIEGIQHSGIKE; encoded by the coding sequence ATGAAAAGAAGGCTTAAAGGAATAGTTGTTACCGTAATACTGTCGGTAACTGCAATAATTTTTATATTTCCCCTGATACTTACGGTTTCAAATTCATTCATGAGTGAGGCGGAAATTTCAAATAATTACAGCATGATAGGCTCAACAAACAGCTCCGGTACCTCAAATGACGGTTCAACCGATAATTACGCAAAGTTAAAACTCATACCGGATGTAGTGGAAATCGGGCAATATTATGAAGTGCTTATAAAGAAGTCACAGTTTCTGTTGATGTTCTGGAATTCAGTTATAATTGTTGTCCCTATAGTGGCAGGTCAAACTATTATTTCCAGCATGGCGGCTTACGCCTTTGCCAAGCTTAAATTCAAAGGTAAAAACCAGTTGTTTTTTATATACATTATTGTAATGCTGATGCCTTTTCAGGTAACCCTGGTTCCTAATTATCTCGTAGCGGATAAGTTTGGCCTTGTTAACAATTATCTCTCAATTATATTTCCCGGTATATTTAACACTTTCGGAGTATTTCTCCTTAAGCAGTATATGGAGCAGATCCCCGATTCTTATATTGAAGCCGCAAAAATGGATGGAGCAGGGCAGTTTCAGATATTTTTCAAAGTTATACTGCCTATGTGCAGAAACGGGATAGCAGCCATGTTTATTTTAGGTTTTATCGACAACTGGAATATGGTGGAGCAGCCGCTGATATTTCTTCAGGATGTCCAAAAACAGCCTCTCTCCGTTTATCTTTCAAAAATAATCGGCGGAGAAAGAGGGCTTGCTTTTGCCGCTTCCAGTATTTATATGCTGCCAGTGCTCCTCATGTTTCTATATGGTGAGAATTATTTAATAGAAGGAATACAACATTCAGGAATCAAGGAATAG
- a CDS encoding carbohydrate ABC transporter permease: protein MKKIFKINGNKLAWFFLAPSIIGFSVFYAVPFLGGLYYSLVSSPINGEFVGLQNYFNLIKNPSFIKAVINTAMFSFISVPLNMILSLCLALLINANTYGRNIFRTLFITPLVVPVASVVLVWQSLFDINGVLNGLITSLGQHPVDWMKTEWARAAVIIVYLWKNIGYSMVLFLSGLKNIPVEYYESAKIDGANSWKQFTNITMVYLTPTAFFVFIMSIINSFKVFRETYLISGDHPHSSIYMLQHYMNNMFASLDYQKLTSAAFVMAVFIVLIVFILFVIERKINRMVS from the coding sequence ATGAAGAAAATATTTAAAATAAATGGGAATAAACTTGCATGGTTTTTTCTGGCTCCCAGCATAATAGGTTTTTCAGTTTTTTATGCTGTCCCATTCTTAGGAGGGCTTTATTATTCACTTGTAAGCAGCCCTATTAACGGAGAATTTGTGGGTTTGCAGAATTATTTTAATTTAATTAAAAACCCCAGTTTTATAAAGGCAGTAATAAATACCGCTATGTTTTCCTTTATAAGTGTGCCATTGAATATGATATTGTCTCTTTGTCTTGCGCTTCTTATAAATGCAAATACATACGGCAGAAACATTTTCCGTACCCTGTTTATAACGCCCCTTGTAGTACCTGTGGCTTCAGTGGTTTTGGTGTGGCAGTCCTTGTTTGACATTAACGGGGTCTTAAATGGGCTGATAACGTCCCTTGGTCAGCACCCTGTGGACTGGATGAAGACAGAATGGGCAAGAGCTGCTGTTATCATAGTTTACCTGTGGAAAAACATAGGGTACAGCATGGTACTTTTTCTCTCCGGGCTTAAAAATATACCAGTTGAATATTATGAATCCGCAAAAATTGATGGTGCTAATTCCTGGAAGCAGTTTACCAATATTACTATGGTTTATCTTACACCTACGGCCTTTTTCGTATTCATTATGTCAATAATAAACTCATTTAAGGTTTTCAGGGAGACTTACCTTATATCGGGAGACCACCCTCACAGCAGTATTTATATGCTGCAGCATTATATGAATAATATGTTTGCCAGCCTTGATTACCAGAAGCTGACTTCCGCAGCTTTTGTAATGGCTGTTTTCATAGTGCTTATTGTTTTTATACTCTTTGTTATTGAAAGAAAGATAAACAGGATGGTTAGTTAA